The DNA sequence TGTATTACTAATAATTTTAAGTTGAAAAATAACTTTTATACAGaatgtaatttttttactattttcatTTTAGTTTCTTACACTCTTATTATATTGTGTTATTGACTTATTGTACAGCTTCTTTTAAGTGAATAATTATatagtagtttttttttttttttgttcttgaaTTATATAGTAGTTGAATATCCTAAACCTTATGCTGCATCCCACCCGTCTCTCCCTCGGCCCTTCTTTTTTATAGAAGAAAAAACAAGAGTAAATGttaagatttatttttataaaagagtTATAGTTTAATCATtcacatttatttatttaaaaaaacactCAAATAGACAAATACTCAATGATCCGTTTTATTCCTAGTCCATAAGCATGGTGGATGGAGGCATGCAGAAACATTTAGTaattaaaatgttaaaattttgaAACCGTTGGTTTGATCTATTTGTTTGTGGAgaagaaaatcaagaaataGTGAAATATACAGAGGGGCCTGTATTTGACCGAAGGCAACCGCAATGCAGTAGTGGCTGCAGCGGTTTCAGTCAGTTTGTGAGTCAGCACCACCTCTCTCTCAGCCCTCTGCTGCCTCTGCTTCTGCCGCTGTTACTTAATTGAattctttttctaaatttctCTTTTCTAACGCTCAAATTCCAATAACCCccgaaaaattaaaacagagtTAGGGTTTGGGTTTGGCACCAATTAATACTCACAACAGCCCTACTACTACTAGTTGCGATGTGATGCGAGGGGCACTCACTCACTCACTGAGAAGAACGAAGTTAGGGTTTTTGATGTTGTTGTGGGAATTCCAAGTTTTAATGTCCTATGAATGGAGATTTCCTCTGTCACTGTCTTGTCGGAGCCATTCCTCATCGCCGTTACTGTAACCGCTCTCTGCTTCTTCCTCGCCATCTTCTCACTCCTCAGAtcatcctctctctcttctccccTCTCCAAATTCGCACCTTTTCATTCCAAGAACCACCGCGATTCTGGCTGCTCCTGCAACGGTACCGTTTCGCCCTCCGATTCCGCCCCCTACTTGAACGGCGGCGCCGCCCAAATGCTCGACCCCACTCCTCCCGTCCCAGCTCCCGTTGCCCCGGCGGTGCTGGCGGAGCGGCGCACAGGGTCGTCGTCGATGATGGAGGAATTGGTTCCGGAGATTACGACTCATGCCCTCAGTTATTTGGATTATCCAAGCTTGTGTCGTCTTTCTATGACCAATTCTTTGATGCGAAAGGCTGCCAACGATGACAATGCCTGGAAGGCCCTCTATCACAAGGTGAATTCAATTCTCAACCTATTTATTTCTTGACCTAATTATCTATAGGTGGGTGTCTGAATTGAAGTGTTTATAATGTTTGAATAATGTGCAACTAGATGCCTCAGTAGTCACTACTAGGATTTTCTGATTCCTGTGATGTTTTATTATTTCCTCTTTGTAGGGTATCAATAATGCCGCTGACATTCCAATGGgattttctgaaattttatGTGTTCTGTCTTAGAGTGTTATTAAATATTAGCTGATCAtatcaaaaaagaaaat is a window from the Arachis stenosperma cultivar V10309 chromosome 3, arast.V10309.gnm1.PFL2, whole genome shotgun sequence genome containing:
- the LOC130967664 gene encoding F-box protein SKIP8 yields the protein MEISSVTVLSEPFLIAVTVTALCFFLAIFSLLRSSSLSSPLSKFAPFHSKNHRDSGCSCNGTVSPSDSAPYLNGGAAQMLDPTPPVPAPVAPAVLAERRTGSSSMMEELVPEITTHALSYLDYPSLCRLSMTNSLMRKAANDDNAWKALYHKDFTLEQDTITPSNGWKAYYAATRAIVNINTEFFNIVRDKSLQSMSRFWLNADYVKCIHASGELFSGYNAVMQSWQIMFNWEQGLNFQVRDVRARVLTDMAWVTMKTYVDMDTGPFNVTNVFESHNGRWYMVHHHSSVMNGEVEQHIVHG